The Argentina anserina chromosome 3, drPotAnse1.1, whole genome shotgun sequence genome includes a region encoding these proteins:
- the LOC126787793 gene encoding uncharacterized protein LOC126787793, with amino-acid sequence MMMAKTHRFVSWEERIMCHDRGNRVVYYYMKKASGEHVLAVIGTEKSIRHMLYVVSDEFLDTCGSNGSINARTRWRARREVVLWLDSLLSKRRRSQLSNSPMNERMQSLTLYGVGACQTDQMVPRKLKGQNSHIDWSGAAWICGKQLKHYPTFCKDGNTVSVHSFVYIMAIEKQYYLGYVEDMYEDRKGKKKIKVRWFHHSKEVEDVIPDLNPHPKEVFITPHVQVISAECIDGPAAVLTPKHYETCLANIAHSTISGVHMCFRQLKNHELRPFSLAKLQGYSNQAILSSLHLHQVSKKVVKSYMLYDKDEEEPTFGDPLRVHCKRNRSYEEHQGRVPGFLGIRNLHTQSQPKNCVPTYPKLKIKLLRKSIGVEVVQSVPRCPVSFKVDEKIELLCQDSGIRGCWFRCKVLQTSRKLLKVQYDDVQDVDESGNLEEWVPAFRVAAPDKLGMRCSGRLTIRPCYPNDSALFSIAVGLPVDAWWSDGWWEGVVAGVDVSGTAVQVYFPGEDKLLSFQRQNIRASRDWVDDRWVDVKGKPDILLHISEDVRCSKKIMTPYATAMAEGCLSKVNTSKFEAFEEKLPNLVPLGHELDNDDPRNGGTCNKVDFLFREEVDPANEKCETPDAMDVAAQD; translated from the exons atgatgatggcgAAAACACATAGGTTTGTGTCGTGGGAGGAGCGCATTATGTGTCACGACCGTGGTAACCGCGTGGTGTATTATTACATGAAGAAGGCTTCAGGTGAACATGTCCTTGCCGTTATAGGCACCGAGAAGAGCATACGTCACATGCTGTATGTTGTTTCCGATGAGTTCCTCGACACTTGTGGCTCCAATGGTTCCATCAATGCTCGTACCAGGTGGCGAGCCCGACGTGAAGTTGTGCTCTGGCTTGATTCCTTGCTCTCCAAGCGCCGCCGCTCACAGCTTTCAA ATTCACCGATGAATGAAAGAATGCAATCTTTAACGCTTTATGGAGTCGGTGCTTGTCAAACTGATCAGATG GTTCCAAGGAAACTGAAAGGTCAAAATTCACATATTGACTGGTCTGGTGCTGCCTGGATTTGTGGCAAGCAGCTGAAGCACTACCCAACATTTTGTAAGGATGGAAACACTGTTTCT GTCCATTCCTTTGTCTACATTATGGCTATAGAGAAACAGTACTACCTTGGTTATGTTGAAGACATGTATGAAGACAGGAAAgggaagaaaaaaatcaaagtgcGTTGGTTTCACCACAGTAAGGAGGTGGAGGATGTAATCCCTGATCTGAACCCACATCCAAAAGAAGTTTTTATCACACCTCATGTACAGGTGATTAGTGCTGAGTGTATTGATGGTCCTGCAGCAGTTTTAACTCCTAAGCATTATGAGACATGTTTGGCTAATATTGCTCACAGTACTATATCTGGAGTCCATATGTGCTTTAGACAGCTTAAGAACCATGAGCTTAGGCCCTTCAGTCTTGCTAAGTTGCAGGGGTATTCTAATCAGGCAATCCTTTCTTCTTTACATCTCCACCAAGTCTCCAAGAAAGTAGTCAAGTCTTATATGCTATATGATAAAGATGAGGAAGAGCCAACATTTGGTGATCCCCTGAGGGTGCATTGTAAGAGAAATAGAAGCTACGAGGAGCATCAAGGACGTGTGCCTGGATTTTTGGGTATCAGAAACTTGCATACACAAAGTCAGCCAAAAAACTGTGTTCCAACATACCCAaagttgaaaataaaattattaaggAAATCAATTGGAGTTGAGGTTGTTCAATCTGTTCCCCGATGTCCCGTGTCTTTTAAGGTTGATGAGAAGATAGAATTGCTCTGTCAAGATAGTGGCATTCGAGGATGCTGGTTTAGGTGCAAGGTTTTGCAGACATCTCGGAAGCTTCTCAAAGTCCAATATGATGATGTGCAAGATGTagatgagtctggtaatttgGAG GAATGGGTCCCTGCTTTTAGAGTTGCTGCTCCTGATAAACTGGGCATGAGATGCTCAGGCCGCCTGACAATTCGGCCCTGCTACCCCAATGATTCTGCCTTGTTTTCTATTGCGGTTGGACTACCGGTTGATGCATGGTGGAGTGATGGCTGGTGGGAAGGTGTTGTTGCTGGAGTTGATGTCTCTGGAACTGCTGTACAAGTCTACTTCCCTG GTGAGGACAAGCTTCTGAGCTTCCAAAGACAGAATATTAGAGCTTCGAGAGACTGGGTTGACGACAGATGGGTTGATGTGAAGGGAAAGCCTGATATACTGTTACATATATCTGAAGATGTCAGATGTAGCAAAAAAATCATGACACCTTATGCTACTGCTATGGCTGAGGGGTGTCTCTCCAAAGTTAATACATCTAAATTTGAAGCTTTTGAAGAAAAACTACCAAATTTAGTTCCACTGGGTCATGAGTTGGATAATGATGATCCTAGAAATGGCGGTACTTGCAACAAggttgattttcttttcaggGAAGAAGTTGATCCTGCCAATGAGAAATGTGAAACGCCAGATGCCATGGATGTGGCTGCTCAGGACTAA
- the LOC126786421 gene encoding transcriptional adapter ADA2b isoform X2 produces the protein MGRSRGNFHSDDDPTQRSRRKKNASSGENLESSAAGQGKSEGKRAYHCNYCNKDITGKIRIKCNYCPDFDLCIECFSVGAELTSHKSNHPYQVLDNLSFPLICPDWNADDEILLLEATEMYGLGNWAEVAEHVGTKSKEQCIEHYTNVYLNSPYFPLPDMSHVVGKNRKELLAMAKGHGEDKKGFPMLGDHNVKEESPFSPSRIKLEDSHKGGPSSRLLSSINTESGARSSGANVAAIAGHKKPSNMAQMKDGPGVFKVEEPQAGRKGKKPSSLVNEGPSLIEMSGYNPKRQEFDPEYDNDSEQLLADMEFKDNDTEDERELKLRVLRIYAKRLDERKRRKDFILERNLLYPNPFEKDLSVEEKAICRRYDVFMCFHSKEEHAELVQTVIAEHRALKRIQELKEARNAGCRTSSEADRYLEHKRKREAEENGRRVKESGEVGPSGQGGHNLSSAGELDILGVYGSDLLSEPEKRLCSEMKLPPPIYLKMEEVMSIEIFSGNVTKRSDAHHLFKIEPSKIDRVYDMLVKKGIAQS, from the exons ATGGGTCGTTCTCGTGGAAACTTCCACTCCGACGACGACCCCACTCAAAG ATCAAGGAGGAAAAAGAATGCATCCAGTGGAGAGAATCTAGAATCTTCAGCTGCAG GTCAGGGGAAGAGTGAAGGCAAAAGGGCTTATCACTGCAATTACTGCAACAAAGACATTACGGGGAAGATCCGAATCAAGTGCAATTACTGCCCTGATTTCGATCTATGTATAGAGTGTTTCTCTGTGGGAGCAGAGCTAACATCTCATAAAAGCAACCACCCTTACCAAGTTTTG GACAATTTGTCTTTTCCACTTATCTGCCCAGACTGGAATGCAGATGATGAAATACTGCTTCTGGAG GCAACTGAAATGTATGGATTGGGGAACTGGGCTGAAGTTGCTGAGCATGTTGGGACAAAGAGTAAAGAACAATGTATTGAACATTATACGAATGTCTATTTGAACTCTCCATACTTTCCTCTTCCG GACATGTCTCACGTTGTTggaaaaaacagaaaagagCTTCTTGCCATGGCTAAAGGGCATGGTGAGGACAAAAAAG GATTTCCTATGCTCGGGGATCACAATGTGAAAGAGGAATCTCCATTTTCTCCTTCTAGAATCAA ATTGGAAGATTCACACAAAGGTGGCCCCTCTAGCCGTTTACTGTCCAGCATCAACACTG AATCTGGAGCTCGCTCTAGTGGTGCAAATGTAGCAGCAATAGCTGGTCACAAGAAGCCATCCAACATGGCACAGATGAAAGATGGTCCTGGTGTCTTTAAAGTGGAAG AGCCTCAAGCTGGCAGGAAAGGCAAGAAACCGAGTTCTTTGGTGAATGAGGGTCCGTCTTTAATTGAGATGAGTGGTTATAACCCCAAAAGGCAGGAGTTTGATCCTGAATATGATAATGATTCTGAGCAGTTATTGGCTGATATGGAATTTAAGGATAATGACACTGAGGATGAGCGTGAGCTGAAGTTAAGAGTGCTGCGAATCTATGCAAAGAG ACTTGATGAGAGGAAGCGTAGAAAGGATTTCATACtagaaagaaatttattatatcCAAATCCTTTTGAAAAGGACTTATCTGTGGAAGAAAAGGCAATATGCCGACGTTATGATGTCTTCATGTGCTTCCACTCCAAGGAAGAGCATGCAGAACTAGTTCAAACTGTTATTGCAGAGCATCGGGCACTGAAGAGGATCCAAGAACTTAAG GAAGCCCGAAATGCTGGTTGTCGCACATCATCTGAGGCCGATAGATATCTTGAACATAAAAGGAAAAGAGAAGCTGAAGAAAATGGTCGCAGAGTAAAGGAAAGTGGCGAGGTTGGCCCAAGTGGTCAGGGAGGTCACAATTTAAGCTCTGCTGGTGAACTGGATATATTGGGTGTTTATGGATCAGATTTACTGTCTGAACCT GAGAAACGTCTCTGCAGCGAAATGAAGCTACCCCCACCCATTTACCTTAAGATGGAAGAAGTTATGTCTATTGAAATTTTCAGCGGCAATGTCACCAAAAGATCAGATGCCCATCACCTGTTCAAGATTGAACCTAGTAAAATCGACAGGGTCTATGATATGCTTGTTAAAAAGGGGATAGCACAGTCTTGA
- the LOC126786421 gene encoding transcriptional adapter ADA2b isoform X1 produces the protein MGRSRGNFHSDDDPTQRSRRKKNASSGENLESSAAGQGKSEGKRAYHCNYCNKDITGKIRIKCNYCPDFDLCIECFSVGAELTSHKSNHPYQVLDNLSFPLICPDWNADDEILLLEATEMYGLGNWAEVAEHVGTKSKEQCIEHYTNVYLNSPYFPLPDMSHVVGKNRKELLAMAKGHGEDKKGFPMLGDHNVKEESPFSPSRIKLEDSHKGGPSSRLLSSINTDAESGARSSGANVAAIAGHKKPSNMAQMKDGPGVFKVEEPQAGRKGKKPSSLVNEGPSLIEMSGYNPKRQEFDPEYDNDSEQLLADMEFKDNDTEDERELKLRVLRIYAKRLDERKRRKDFILERNLLYPNPFEKDLSVEEKAICRRYDVFMCFHSKEEHAELVQTVIAEHRALKRIQELKEARNAGCRTSSEADRYLEHKRKREAEENGRRVKESGEVGPSGQGGHNLSSAGELDILGVYGSDLLSEPEKRLCSEMKLPPPIYLKMEEVMSIEIFSGNVTKRSDAHHLFKIEPSKIDRVYDMLVKKGIAQS, from the exons ATGGGTCGTTCTCGTGGAAACTTCCACTCCGACGACGACCCCACTCAAAG ATCAAGGAGGAAAAAGAATGCATCCAGTGGAGAGAATCTAGAATCTTCAGCTGCAG GTCAGGGGAAGAGTGAAGGCAAAAGGGCTTATCACTGCAATTACTGCAACAAAGACATTACGGGGAAGATCCGAATCAAGTGCAATTACTGCCCTGATTTCGATCTATGTATAGAGTGTTTCTCTGTGGGAGCAGAGCTAACATCTCATAAAAGCAACCACCCTTACCAAGTTTTG GACAATTTGTCTTTTCCACTTATCTGCCCAGACTGGAATGCAGATGATGAAATACTGCTTCTGGAG GCAACTGAAATGTATGGATTGGGGAACTGGGCTGAAGTTGCTGAGCATGTTGGGACAAAGAGTAAAGAACAATGTATTGAACATTATACGAATGTCTATTTGAACTCTCCATACTTTCCTCTTCCG GACATGTCTCACGTTGTTggaaaaaacagaaaagagCTTCTTGCCATGGCTAAAGGGCATGGTGAGGACAAAAAAG GATTTCCTATGCTCGGGGATCACAATGTGAAAGAGGAATCTCCATTTTCTCCTTCTAGAATCAA ATTGGAAGATTCACACAAAGGTGGCCCCTCTAGCCGTTTACTGTCCAGCATCAACACTG ATGCAGAATCTGGAGCTCGCTCTAGTGGTGCAAATGTAGCAGCAATAGCTGGTCACAAGAAGCCATCCAACATGGCACAGATGAAAGATGGTCCTGGTGTCTTTAAAGTGGAAG AGCCTCAAGCTGGCAGGAAAGGCAAGAAACCGAGTTCTTTGGTGAATGAGGGTCCGTCTTTAATTGAGATGAGTGGTTATAACCCCAAAAGGCAGGAGTTTGATCCTGAATATGATAATGATTCTGAGCAGTTATTGGCTGATATGGAATTTAAGGATAATGACACTGAGGATGAGCGTGAGCTGAAGTTAAGAGTGCTGCGAATCTATGCAAAGAG ACTTGATGAGAGGAAGCGTAGAAAGGATTTCATACtagaaagaaatttattatatcCAAATCCTTTTGAAAAGGACTTATCTGTGGAAGAAAAGGCAATATGCCGACGTTATGATGTCTTCATGTGCTTCCACTCCAAGGAAGAGCATGCAGAACTAGTTCAAACTGTTATTGCAGAGCATCGGGCACTGAAGAGGATCCAAGAACTTAAG GAAGCCCGAAATGCTGGTTGTCGCACATCATCTGAGGCCGATAGATATCTTGAACATAAAAGGAAAAGAGAAGCTGAAGAAAATGGTCGCAGAGTAAAGGAAAGTGGCGAGGTTGGCCCAAGTGGTCAGGGAGGTCACAATTTAAGCTCTGCTGGTGAACTGGATATATTGGGTGTTTATGGATCAGATTTACTGTCTGAACCT GAGAAACGTCTCTGCAGCGAAATGAAGCTACCCCCACCCATTTACCTTAAGATGGAAGAAGTTATGTCTATTGAAATTTTCAGCGGCAATGTCACCAAAAGATCAGATGCCCATCACCTGTTCAAGATTGAACCTAGTAAAATCGACAGGGTCTATGATATGCTTGTTAAAAAGGGGATAGCACAGTCTTGA
- the LOC126788356 gene encoding uncharacterized protein LOC126788356 has product MKPSSRYSSYDARSSTSSSAEFKPNHPTSSSRALVKSKPSPDPNLTTMVRKFMEKRSSSSSSKPKPVTGMVVPSDVISDGLKKTAKNGSNFASLHRKLFGKAAGSADKKKEVKALTEVKGNTRTLAMVLRSERELLSLNKNQESEIAELKLMLQDKNREVDKLKDLCLKQREEIKSLKSTILFPDVMNSELQELLEKQGSELKQAKQVIPNLQRQVTSLTGQLQCLAVDLAEMKADQHSVRACFQSDDSIPRTPTYHCKESSNSLEISSGDPTSPGSPDDMFLKDLNPCLTPFCAKSKSKEFDEMGYYSPHGQDESLSNNNVEFGFNYCARKLTRSSDCCQRSETESRTAHANWRSGDAQRTYGNRTHRNYF; this is encoded by the exons ATGAAGCCCTCATCCCGCTACAGCTCCTACGACGCGcgctcctccacctcctcctccgccgagTTCAAGCCCAACCACCCCACCTCCTCCTCACGCGCCCTCGTCAAATCCAAGCCCTCGCCGGACCCCAACCTCACCACCATGGTCAGAAAGTTCATGGAGAAgcgctcctcctcctcctcctcaaagCCCAAGCCGGTTACCGGGATGGTGGTTCCGTCCGATGTAATCTCCGACGGCCTCAAAAAGACTGCCAAAAACGGCTCCAACTTCGCCTCGCTGCACCGCAAGCTGTTTGGGAAGGCCGCCGGATCGGCGGACAAGAAGAAGGAGGTGAAGGCTTTGACCGAGGTCAAAGGGAACACGAGGACGTTGGCCATGGTGTTGAGAAGTGAGAGAGAGCTTCTCAGTTTGAACAAGAATCAAGAATCGGAAATCGCTGAGCTCAAATTGATGCTTCAAGACAAGAACAGAGAA GTGGACAAATTGAAGGACTTGTGCTTGAAACAAAGGGAGGAGATCAAATCGTTGAAGAGCACGATTTTGTTCCCGGATGTTATGAATTCTGAGCTTCAAGAGCTGCTAGAGAAGCAAGGCTCAGAGCTGAAGCAAGCCAAACAAGTAATCCCAAATCTTCAAAGGCAGGTCACTTCTCTCACTGGCCAGCTCCAATGCCTTGCAGTGGATCTTGCTGAG ATGAAAGCAGACCAACATTCAGTGAGGGCATGTTTTCAAAGTGATGACAGTATTCCCAGAACTCCAACTTATCATTGCAAAGAGTCTTCAAACTCTCTG GAGATCAGCTCTGGTGATCCAACCAGTCCTGGTAGTCCAGACGACATGTTCCTAAAGGACTTAAATCCATGCTTAACACCCTTCTGTGCTAAATCAAAGTCCAAg GAATTTGATGAGATGGGTTACTACTCTCCACATGGACAGGATGAAAGCTTATCGAATAACAACGTAGAGTTTGGATTTAATTATTGTGCGAGGAAGTTGACCAGAAGTTCTGACTGTTGCCAGAGATCTGAAACAGAAAGCAGAACAGCTCATGCAAATTGGAGATCTGGTGATGCGCAACGAACATATGGCAATCGAACCCACCGTAATTATTTTTAG
- the LOC126788807 gene encoding PLASMODESMATA CALLOSE-BINDING PROTEIN 5-like, producing MPSSFRRLLLALLCLVLTPRSGGQLEEWCVADEQTPADELKMALDWACEKGGADCSKIQENQACYLPNTLEHHSSYAFNSYYQKFKQEGATCYFNAAAMVTALDPSHNSCKFEYIP from the exons ATGCCATCCAGTTTTCGAAGGCTTCTGCTAGCTCTACTGTGTTTAGTCCTAACGCCAAGATCTG GTGGACAATTAGAGGAATGGTGCGTAGCCGATGAGCAGACCCCGGCGGATGAGCTGAAGATGGCACTTGATTGGGCTTGTGAGAAGGGAGGTGCAGACTGCAGTAAGATACAAGAGAACCAAGCTTGTTACTTGCCTAATACACTGGAACACCATTCCTCTTATGCTTTCAACAGTTACTATCAAAAGTTCAAGCAGGAAGGTGCAACATGTTACTTCAATGCTGCTGCCATGGTCACTGCACTTGATCCAA GTCACAACTCTTGCAAGTTTGAGTATATTCCTTGA